Genomic window (Desulforapulum autotrophicum HRM2):
ACCCTGCAATCAAAAACATGAAAATCATAAAACCCGCAAAAATAGTCTTTTTCATTTTTTCTCCTTTTGATTCTGCCTGTATAATTCTGTCTGCCGAACAGGAACGTTTCACAGTCCCCCAAAAGAGTGACAAACCCAGCCTTGACGGGAAGGGCCGAACCTCACCCATAAAGAAAGTACCTTTAAAAAAACAACATAGGAATAATTGAACGTATTTGACAGGCAAAGTCAATGATATTTAAAAGGTCAAACAAAGATCTAACAAGGTGGTCAAAAAGCCCCATTGACAACGATCGCCTGATTCTGTAATTTCTTCAATAGTGTACCGTCTATTCCATGTTAAATTTATTCACCCGTAAAATTTAAGGAGGAAATTGAGATGAAATGGCGAACTATCTTAAAAACCGCATTGATTGCGGCCTTGTTCAGCATGGTTGCCCTGACAGCACAGGCAAAAACCTTTGTCTATTGTTCTGAAGGTAGCCCCGAGGGATTTACCCCCAGTCTTTACACGGCCGGCACCACATTTGATGCCTCATCTCGGCAGATTTTTGACAAGCTTACCCTTTTTGAGCGGGGAACCACCCGGATTGTCCCGGGTCTTGCAACCTCATGGGATGTCTCAGACGACGGAACAGTCTACACCTTTCACCTGAGAAAAGGGGTCAAGTTCCACACCACCAAATTTTTCACCCCCACCCGTGATTTCAATGCGGACGACGTCATCTTTTCTTTTGAACGCCAGCGGGATCCATCCCACCCCTACCACAAAATTTCAGGCGGCGCCTATGAGTACTTCAACGCCATGAGCATGCCTGACCTGATCAAATCCATCGTGAAAAAAGACGACTACACGGTTGTCTTTAATCTGACCCGGCCAGAAGCTCCCTTTATTGCAAACCTCGCCATGGACTTTGCCTCCATCCATTCGGCCGAATATGCCGACAAAATGCTAGCGGCTGGAACCCCGGACGAATTTGACCAGAAACCCATTGGTACCGGACCGTTTGCCTTTGTATCCTACCAGAAAGACTCATTCATCCGGTTTGTGGCCTTTGATGATTACTGGCAGGGACGTGCCAAGATCGACAAGCTCGTTTTCACCATCACCCCGGACGCATCGGTCCGGTTTGCCAAACTCAAGGCCGGCGAATGCCACCTCATGCCCTACCCCAACCCTGCCGACCTGGAGCAGATGAGAAAGGATCCCACCATCAATCTCATGGAAAAAGAAGGGCTAAACGTTGGCTATCTGGCCTTTAACACCCAGAATGTGGAAGCCTTTAAAAACATCAAGGTCCGCCAGGCCCTCTCCATGGCCATCAACAAGCAGAACATCATTGACACGGTTTTCCAGGGTGCGGGAAGAATAGCTAAAAACCCCATCCCACCGACCATCTGGTCCTACAACGATGCGGTCAAGGACTACCCCTATGATCCGGCAAAGGCCAAGGCACTGCTTGCCGAGGCAGGTTATGCCAACGGGTTTGAGACCAACATCTGGGCCATGCCCGTACAGCGGCCCTATAACCCAAATGCCCGGCGCATGGCTGAAATCATCCAGGAAGACTGGTCCAAGGTGGGTGTAAAGGCCAAAATCGTCACCTATGAGTGGGGCGAATACCTGAAACGATCCAAGGCCGGTGAACATGAGACGGTGCTGCTCGGTTGGACCGGAGACAATGGAGATCCTGACAACTTCCTGGCCGTTCTCCTTGGCTGCGACGCCGTTGGAAGCGGCAACAGGGCCATGTGGTGCTACAAACCCTTTGAAGACCTTATCCAAAAGGCCAAGATAACGGCTGACCCGGCCGAAAGAACCCGTCTCTATGAAGAGGCCCAGGTGGTATTCAAGGAGCAGGCACCCTGGGTGACCATTGCCCATTCCGTGGTTTTCGAACCCATGAGCCAGAAGGTCGTCAACTACAAAATCGACCCCTTTGGCGGTCATATCTTCTACGGGGTGGACCTTAAAGAGTAACCATCCATTTTATTTGATCAATCCAGGCGGTGCGGGCAGCACCCGTGCCGCCGCTTCTAAAGGTGAGATTCCGCTGCCATGATTCAATTTTTATTAAGACGGTTTTTCTACGTTTTTCCCGCATTTATCGGCGTCACCCTGCTCACCTTTTCCCTGATTCATCTCATCCCGGGTGATCCTGTTGAGCTCAGGGCAGGAGAACGGGGCATCTCTGCCCAACGACATGCCAAACTCAAGGCTGAAATGGGCCTTGACCGCCCGTTGGCCGTTCAATACCTGAAATACATCAACGGGGTGTTCCATGGGGATCTGGGGCGTTCGTTTGTCACCAAACGCCCGATTCTGGAAGAGTTCATGACCCTTTTTCCGGCCACCCTGGAGCTTTCGTTGTGCGCCATGGTCATTGCCATCTTGTTCGGACTTCCGGCCGGCATCATTGCCGGGGTAAAAAGGGGTTCCCCCATTGACCACACGGTCATGGGGGTTTCCCTGACCGGCTATTCCATGCCCATCTTCTGGTGGGGTTTGCTGCTGATTCTGTTCTTCTCGGTCAAACTGGGCTGGACCCCGGTGTCGGGAAGGCTGTCGGCCCTGTTCTGGATCGACACGGATACAGGCTTCATGCTCATCGACACCCTTCGCTCCAACGAGCCAGGAGCCTTTAAATCCGCCTTCAGCCACCTGATTCTGCCATCGATTGTCCTTGGCACCATCCCCCTTGCCGTGATTGCCCGCATGACCCGGTCGTCCATGCTCGAGGTCCTCCAGGCAGACTATGTACGAACAGCAAAGGCCAAAGGCCTATCACCGTTCCGGGTGGTCATGGTCCACGCCCTTAGAAACGCCCTGATCCCAGTCATCACCGTCATTGGTCTTCAAACAGGGGTGCTTCTGGCCGGTGCCATCCTCACCGAAACCATCTTTGCCTGGCCAGGGGTTGGGAAATGGATTGTGGAATCCATCAATCGCCGGGATTATCCAGCCATCCAGGGCGGTATTTTAATCATTGCCACTTTGATCATCCTTGTGAACCTCGGGGTAGACCTCCTGTACGGAATCGTTAATCCCCGTATCCGCCACACCCGATAGGCAGCAACATCTGACCATACCCAAACGATTAGGACACAAAAGAGATGAGCCAAACCATTCCAGCAACTGACAACCCGGTGACAATGCCCCACCCCCTCAAGGAGTTCTGGAAATACTTTTCAGAGAACAAGGGTGCTGTTGTGGGCCTCTATTTCATCGTTCTTGCCATTTTAACGGCTGTTTTTGCCAATGTCCTTGCCCCCCACAACCCCTTTGACCAGTTCCGAGACGCCATTCTCCAGCCCCCCTGCTGGATGGACGGGGGAAGCCTGAAATTCATCCTGGGAACCGATGATGTGGGCCGCTGCATCCTCTCCCGCCTTATCCACGGGGCAAGGCTGAGCCTGTTTGTGGGCTGCATCGTTGTGACCATTTCCCTTGCCACCGGCATTGTCCTTGGCATTACCTCGGGCTATTTTGGCGGATATTACGAGGTCTGTATCATGCGGCTCATGGACATCATGCTGGCCCTTCCAAGCCTGCTTCTGGCCATGGCCATTGTGGCCATCCTCGGCCCGAGTCTCAGAAACGCCATACTTGCCATTGCCATTGTGGTGCTGCCCCATTATGTCAGGCTCACCCGGGCATCGGTCATGTCGGAAAAAAACCTTGATTACGTCACGGCCTCAAGGATCTGCGGGGCCAGTGCATTTAGAATGATGTTCATCGTCATTTTGCCCAACTGCATGGCGCCGCTCATTGTCCAGGCAACCCTTGGTTTTTCCACGGCCATCCTCGACGCTGCAGCCCTTGGGTTTCTCGGCATGGGGGCCCAGCCGCCCACGCCTGAATGGGGAGCCATGCTGGCCAATGCCCTGCAGTTCATCCAGCGGGCATGGTGGGTGGTCACCTTTCCGGGCCTGACCATTCTTTTAACCGTACTGGCATTCAACCTGGCAGGCGACGGACTCAGGGACGCCATGGACCCGAAAATGAAACGGTAAAACAAGGAAGCAAGAGAGACCTATGGAAACGATCCTGGAAATAAAAAACCTCTCCGTTGATTTTGACGGATTCAAGGCCGTGGACGATGTGGATTTAACGGTGGAGGCCGGAAAGGTTGTCGGCATTGTGGGAGAATCGGGTTCCGGCAAGAGCGTGAGCCAGCTTGCCCTCATGGGTCTCATCCCCTATCCCGGCATCATCAAGGCTGAAACCCTTGCCTTTAAGGGCAATGATCTCCTGGCCATGCCAAAGAAAACACGCCGGAAAATCACGGGCAAGGATATTGCCATGATCTTCCAGGAACCCATGACAAGCCTCAACCCCTGCTTTACCGTTGAGTTCCAGCTCACCGAAGCCCTCAAGGTCCACGAAGGAGGCACCCGCCAGAGCCGCAGGGAACGGGCGGTTGAACTCCTGGACCTGGTGGGAATCCCTGCTCCCAAGGAACGGCTCAAAAGTTTTCCCCACCAGCTCTCAGGCGGCATGAGCCAGCGGGTGATGATCGCCATGGCCATTGCCTGCAACCCCACCCTTCTCATTGCGGACGAACCCACCACCGCCCTTGACGTCACCATACAGGCCCAGATCCTGGATCTGCTCCTCAGTCTCCAGAAAAAGAACAACATGGCCCTTGTTCTCATTACCCATGACATGGCTGTAATTGCCGAAACCGTGGAGGATGTGGTGGTCATGTATGCCGGGCAGGTGGTTGAAAAAAACACCTCGGACAACATCTTTAACCGGCCCCGGCATCCCTATACCGAAGCCCTGTTAAACGCACTTCCCGAAAGAAACGTCCATGCACGAAGGCTTCCCACCATCCCCGGGGTGGTCCCAGGTAAATATGACCGGCCCACCGGCTGTTTGTTCCACCCAAGGTGCAGACATGCCACCCAGCGCTGTGCAGCTGAAATTCCGAAATTAACCCACGAGGGACAATCCGCTTTTCGCTGCCATTTCCCCCTGCTAAACGGAGTACCCCAACATGAAAGATAGGACAGTGGTCACGGCAAAGGACCTGAAACGATACTATACGGTTAAAACTGGCGGGTTCATAAAAAAAAGGGAAACCCTCAAGGCTCTGGATGGGGCCTCGTTCTCCATCAAGGCCGGAAAGACCTTTGCCGTTGTGGGTGAATCCGGGTGCGGCAAATCCACCCTGGCCCGACTGATCACCATGATCGAACGTCCCACGGCCGGATATTTTGAGATCAACGACAGCAATGCCATTCTGAGCACCCCCAAAGAGAGAAAACGGCTGAGAACCCAGGTTCAAATGGTGTTCCAGGACCCCTACGGATCCCTCAACCCAAGGAAAAAAATCGGCACCATCCTGGAGGAACCCCTGAAGATAAACACCCCCTTTTCCGCGTCTGAACGAAAGGACAAGGCCATTGCCATCATGGCCAAGGTGGGATTGAGCCCTGAACAGTACGACCGTTATCCCCACATGTTTTCAGGCGGCCAGCGCCAGAGAATCGCCGTGGCCCGGTCCCTGATGCTCCACCCTTCGATTGTTGTTGCGGACGAGCCGGTTTCTGCCCTGGACGTATCGGTCCAGGCCCAGGTGCTAAACCTGCTCATGGACCTCCAGGAGGAGATGAACCTGGCCTATCTTTTCATCTCCCACGATCTTTCCGTGGTGCGACTGATCTCGGACGATCTCATGGTGATGTACCTGGGCAGACCTGTTGAACAGGGAGAAAAAGAGTCGATCTTTGAACATCCCCTGCATCCCTACACCATGGCACTACTTGCAGCCACTCCCCAGGTCAATCCCGACACCCGCCGCAAGCAGATAAAGCTCGTCGGTGAACTGCCCTCTCCCCTTGATCCGCCACCGGGCTGCACCTTCCACCGCCGATGCGCCCACATGACAGATCTTTGCAAAAAAGTATCACCAAAGTTGCGGGAACTTGCCGGCCGTCAGGTGGCCTGTCACCATTCTGAAAAGTTCCTGTAATCGGGTCATGTAAACGTTGTAACCCTGTATTCAGGGTCAGACTTTCCTTCATCCCGGGGTCAAAAAAGAGTCCCACGAACGGATTGAAAAGGCAGGGTTCACCTTTCTCTCTGCTGAAAAAATGGTTTCAGCCTTGCTCGCGCCTTGCATCTTGGCAAGTTTGTGAGCATAGCTCCTCTTCGAGCCATCCAAACAAGAGTTTTCAGTCAGGCACTACTTGGTTTGATGGGTTGCACCTTGGGTAATACCAAAGAATCTATCAATATTGATTTGTTTTGAGCAGCACCAGGGTGCAGGCCTCCTGTACTTGAATGCCTGCAGATCTGAGCCGGTCGTATACCGCCGGATTTTCCGTATTTGGGTTAAAAATTACCCGCTTGGGTTTAAGGGCCAAAATGTCTTTGATAATTTTTTCCTGGCGGGGCACCCCCACGTACATGGTCACGGTATCAATAGGATGGGGAATATCCGAAAGGCCCTGGTAAACGGTTTCACCTTCAATGGTTTTATGTTTAAAGGCGATGGGCACAGGGGTGTGTCCGTATTCGTTCAGCATATTTATGGCCTTGTTTGAGTACCTGTCTTTCAAAGGGCTGGCGCCTACAACAGCAACTGTTTCCATTTTTTCTCCTTCACACTCATTTGGTTCTGCGGACGAATATGGTATATTTAATTCCGGTTTCAGCTTGGACATCGGATGAAAATTTTTAAATTTGAGTATAGGTAGCAACCCTGAATTTGTACAGGAAAATACATGGGATTATTTAATCTTCGGTCTTTAACGAGCCCGGCACGGCCGAATCGAGGTATTTGCATTCGGCCACAACGAATATAGAAACACGAGGATACGGGGAAGGCGAGAGTACCATTCCGCCCCCTTTGGTTACCCTGACCGGAACGGTAAACGTCGGGAGGATTTTTGCCCTTCCAGACTAAAGCGCAGGAACTGCGGGCTAAAGTCCTCAAACAGCCTGCGCTTCTTAACGCCTGAAAGGGCAAAAATCCTACCCCCCTTTGGTTTACAATGTTCCAGTCAGGGAAACCAAAGAGGGCTCAAAAGTCGAAACTTTCACAATGATGTTTCGACAGGAGTTTCTTTTACGGAGGAGATCAACGACACGCCATGAAACTTTCGGAAAGGATGATCAAAGCAGGATGGAACATCGTCCTTGGTAGGGACGGCTCGTATACGGTGCATGCATCAAAAGCCCGTAAATGCACATTCTCCACGGACACGGGCCGATGGTCCGTACCCCTGGAAAAGCTGGAGCAGGCCCTGGAAACCGACCTGGAGCAGATCAAGGCAAAAGATCTTTCGCCCATGATCACCGCCTCCAAACTGACGGCGCTTGCCCACACCAAACAGTCGTCCCAGCCGATTCGCCTGCTTTGCAAAGAGGGCCTGGTGATTGACCGAACGGTTCTGCACCTGGGGGTGGGTAGGGAATATGTGGCCCGGGAAGACCTGCTTGCAGCAGGAGCCCGCAAGGTGGCCGACTATGACCCCAACTTTTACCCCGATGAGCAGGTACTGGATGCCGTCTATGACGTGATAGTCGCAAGCTATGTCCTTAACATCCTGCCCCCCGACGAACGCAATGGGGTCTACCGCTGCATTGAACGTTGCCTCAAACCAGGAGGGAAGGCCTACCTCACGGTGCAGGGCGTCTGGCCCGTGGAAAACAAGTATGATATCATTGGAAGGTACAAAGACGGCTACCTGATCAAGACTGGTTGCAACACCACCTTCCGCAAGGGCTATGAATCAGAACACTTCCTGGAGGAAATCCGTCAAAAATTGGGGGGAAAGCCTGCGGTGCTTAAGATGTTTTACAGCAACACCCTCGCCGTCTGGATCAGACCGGCTGTCACAGGGAAGGACGAGCTTGCAGTTCAATCATCTCCTGATCCTGGCAAGCCTTTGTGGTAAACAATAGCTGTAAGGACCATCTTTCATTCTTCAGATTGTAACACTCTCTTTGTCTCCTGTGTCCGTCCCGTGTTTGAAGACAATGCCTGACTGTCTGCAGAAATTACAAAATTGTACCCTGTAAAAAATTCAATCCCTGAGATATCACGGTTCACATGGATCAGGGTCGGAGCGTCAACTGTTTTATATCCTCCGGCCGCTTCCCAGCTCCCAAGAATATATCCGTCATTATCCGGATCATTGCCGGCATATAAGCGGTAGGCACCTGCCGGCAACCCGGTAAACAAGAATGGATATTCACCGTTTTCTGCATTTGCCACAACCTGAAAAACCTGGTCTGTTTCCGTATTTACCATCTGAATATAGTGGGTGCCAAGATCCATACCCGTGGATGCCTGGGATGGTTGATAAACCGTTACCGGTATGGAAAGGGTGTTGGCCGTTGAGGTCAAGGTTATGGTACCTGAATATGAGGTACCTTCGTTCAGCAAGGAGCGGTCCACCGTGACAAGATAGGTGCCAAGATTTGCGGTATCGGTCTGGTCCCTTGTGATGGTAAGCCAGAACAGGCTTGAAACCGGCTCATCCATCCAGAGATCTCCGTCTCCGCCATTGGCAATGGTCAATGTCATGGTGTT
Coding sequences:
- a CDS encoding ABC transporter substrate-binding protein, which produces MKWRTILKTALIAALFSMVALTAQAKTFVYCSEGSPEGFTPSLYTAGTTFDASSRQIFDKLTLFERGTTRIVPGLATSWDVSDDGTVYTFHLRKGVKFHTTKFFTPTRDFNADDVIFSFERQRDPSHPYHKISGGAYEYFNAMSMPDLIKSIVKKDDYTVVFNLTRPEAPFIANLAMDFASIHSAEYADKMLAAGTPDEFDQKPIGTGPFAFVSYQKDSFIRFVAFDDYWQGRAKIDKLVFTITPDASVRFAKLKAGECHLMPYPNPADLEQMRKDPTINLMEKEGLNVGYLAFNTQNVEAFKNIKVRQALSMAINKQNIIDTVFQGAGRIAKNPIPPTIWSYNDAVKDYPYDPAKAKALLAEAGYANGFETNIWAMPVQRPYNPNARRMAEIIQEDWSKVGVKAKIVTYEWGEYLKRSKAGEHETVLLGWTGDNGDPDNFLAVLLGCDAVGSGNRAMWCYKPFEDLIQKAKITADPAERTRLYEEAQVVFKEQAPWVTIAHSVVFEPMSQKVVNYKIDPFGGHIFYGVDLKE
- a CDS encoding ABC transporter permease subunit; the encoded protein is MIQFLLRRFFYVFPAFIGVTLLTFSLIHLIPGDPVELRAGERGISAQRHAKLKAEMGLDRPLAVQYLKYINGVFHGDLGRSFVTKRPILEEFMTLFPATLELSLCAMVIAILFGLPAGIIAGVKRGSPIDHTVMGVSLTGYSMPIFWWGLLLILFFSVKLGWTPVSGRLSALFWIDTDTGFMLIDTLRSNEPGAFKSAFSHLILPSIVLGTIPLAVIARMTRSSMLEVLQADYVRTAKAKGLSPFRVVMVHALRNALIPVITVIGLQTGVLLAGAILTETIFAWPGVGKWIVESINRRDYPAIQGGILIIATLIILVNLGVDLLYGIVNPRIRHTR
- the dppC gene encoding dipeptide ABC transporter permease DppC — encoded protein: MSQTIPATDNPVTMPHPLKEFWKYFSENKGAVVGLYFIVLAILTAVFANVLAPHNPFDQFRDAILQPPCWMDGGSLKFILGTDDVGRCILSRLIHGARLSLFVGCIVVTISLATGIVLGITSGYFGGYYEVCIMRLMDIMLALPSLLLAMAIVAILGPSLRNAILAIAIVVLPHYVRLTRASVMSEKNLDYVTASRICGASAFRMMFIVILPNCMAPLIVQATLGFSTAILDAAALGFLGMGAQPPTPEWGAMLANALQFIQRAWWVVTFPGLTILLTVLAFNLAGDGLRDAMDPKMKR
- a CDS encoding ABC transporter ATP-binding protein; protein product: METILEIKNLSVDFDGFKAVDDVDLTVEAGKVVGIVGESGSGKSVSQLALMGLIPYPGIIKAETLAFKGNDLLAMPKKTRRKITGKDIAMIFQEPMTSLNPCFTVEFQLTEALKVHEGGTRQSRRERAVELLDLVGIPAPKERLKSFPHQLSGGMSQRVMIAMAIACNPTLLIADEPTTALDVTIQAQILDLLLSLQKKNNMALVLITHDMAVIAETVEDVVVMYAGQVVEKNTSDNIFNRPRHPYTEALLNALPERNVHARRLPTIPGVVPGKYDRPTGCLFHPRCRHATQRCAAEIPKLTHEGQSAFRCHFPLLNGVPQHER
- a CDS encoding dipeptide ABC transporter ATP-binding protein, whose amino-acid sequence is MKDRTVVTAKDLKRYYTVKTGGFIKKRETLKALDGASFSIKAGKTFAVVGESGCGKSTLARLITMIERPTAGYFEINDSNAILSTPKERKRLRTQVQMVFQDPYGSLNPRKKIGTILEEPLKINTPFSASERKDKAIAIMAKVGLSPEQYDRYPHMFSGGQRQRIAVARSLMLHPSIVVADEPVSALDVSVQAQVLNLLMDLQEEMNLAYLFISHDLSVVRLISDDLMVMYLGRPVEQGEKESIFEHPLHPYTMALLAATPQVNPDTRRKQIKLVGELPSPLDPPPGCTFHRRCAHMTDLCKKVSPKLRELAGRQVACHHSEKFL
- a CDS encoding CoA-binding protein translates to METVAVVGASPLKDRYSNKAINMLNEYGHTPVPIAFKHKTIEGETVYQGLSDIPHPIDTVTMYVGVPRQEKIIKDILALKPKRVIFNPNTENPAVYDRLRSAGIQVQEACTLVLLKTNQY
- a CDS encoding class I SAM-dependent methyltransferase, whose product is MKLSERMIKAGWNIVLGRDGSYTVHASKARKCTFSTDTGRWSVPLEKLEQALETDLEQIKAKDLSPMITASKLTALAHTKQSSQPIRLLCKEGLVIDRTVLHLGVGREYVAREDLLAAGARKVADYDPNFYPDEQVLDAVYDVIVASYVLNILPPDERNGVYRCIERCLKPGGKAYLTVQGVWPVENKYDIIGRYKDGYLIKTGCNTTFRKGYESEHFLEEIRQKLGGKPAVLKMFYSNTLAVWIRPAVTGKDELAVQSSPDPGKPLW